A region of Pseudarthrobacter sp. NIBRBAC000502770 DNA encodes the following proteins:
- a CDS encoding GntR family transcriptional regulator: MQDNLATVGEAAEQDGLLDRIRRLVLSGEFPPGAVLPEAFLAQEFDVSRTPIREALKQLQHEGLVEIRPKVGTFVREPTRREIIELFQLKESMEGLAASLLARRGEVPELAVLRRNLEESEMASLTHDTDAYARLVHEFHWTIVRGSDSRKLVEHYGRLMNQLAYQRLVLRTVEHPGRLEASTREHRAVLEMIEHKDPFGAESAMRNHVHASSREALSDPAVDPRS, translated from the coding sequence ATGCAAGATAACCTCGCAACAGTCGGTGAAGCCGCCGAACAGGACGGACTCCTGGATCGCATCCGCAGGCTCGTCCTGAGCGGGGAGTTCCCTCCGGGGGCAGTCCTTCCGGAGGCCTTTCTGGCGCAGGAATTCGATGTCAGCCGAACACCGATCAGGGAGGCGCTTAAGCAGCTTCAGCACGAAGGGCTTGTTGAGATCCGCCCGAAAGTAGGCACCTTCGTCCGCGAGCCTACGCGCCGGGAGATCATCGAACTCTTCCAGCTCAAGGAATCCATGGAGGGACTGGCCGCTTCCCTGCTTGCCCGCCGCGGAGAGGTCCCGGAACTCGCAGTATTGCGGCGGAACCTTGAAGAATCCGAAATGGCCTCGCTCACGCACGACACCGACGCCTATGCCCGGCTTGTCCACGAGTTTCACTGGACCATCGTGCGCGGCTCGGACAGCCGCAAGCTCGTGGAGCACTACGGGCGGCTCATGAACCAGCTCGCCTACCAACGGCTGGTCCTGCGCACGGTCGAACATCCCGGCAGGCTTGAAGCCTCCACCCGTGAACACCGTGCGGTCCTGGAAATGATCGAACACAAAGACCCCTTCGGAGCCGAATCCGCAATGAGGAACCACGTTCATGCCTCCTCCCGGGAAGCTCTGAGCGACCCAGCAGTGGATCCCCGGAGTTGA
- a CDS encoding cytosine permease — MSPDTMRAAEDSVAEDRGYRNSLTKIEPYGIEHIPDVERHGKPRSQFFLWFAAGMNFPIVVLGFSATYFGLPFWAAALAIVLAGVISSAGMGYLSQMGVRLGVPQQMQGRGPLGFIGNLFPVAYVNVFAGIGWAAVTVILGGKAISLLTDIPFWLSSLILMGIQLGVAVIGYNLIHFLQRILSFVLVIGFIFITVVAAASGRIESDFNPAAKGFDGVGGWIIFFGWFFSFIVAWMPFASDYSRYLPNTPGNRRGAGWATMLGNFITLVWMGILGTLLGTTTTASDSIGALKELMGPWAAVGLGVVALSSFTQNFLNVYGGAISIQTMGVPVKRHTAVVFICVASYLVAQWGQTGFNEGFTAFLNLTAYCIAPYVAVLVCDYLFGGRRTERGLRELFDKSRKFEWGFVAWAAGVVLSSPFWMSSIYTGPIAAAFPGIGDLSYYVGAAVAAAVYFATQRRQRLSGHEMLDRTPAGQIL, encoded by the coding sequence ATGAGCCCTGACACCATGCGCGCGGCCGAAGACAGCGTCGCCGAAGACCGCGGTTACCGCAACAGCCTCACTAAAATCGAGCCGTACGGCATCGAGCACATCCCCGACGTCGAACGACACGGCAAACCCCGCTCCCAGTTCTTCCTCTGGTTCGCCGCAGGAATGAACTTTCCCATCGTCGTCCTTGGGTTCAGTGCCACGTATTTCGGCCTCCCCTTCTGGGCCGCGGCCCTGGCCATCGTCCTCGCTGGGGTAATCTCGTCGGCGGGAATGGGGTACCTGTCACAGATGGGAGTCCGCCTTGGAGTCCCCCAGCAGATGCAGGGCCGCGGACCACTCGGCTTCATCGGCAACCTTTTCCCCGTCGCCTACGTGAACGTCTTCGCCGGCATCGGCTGGGCAGCCGTCACCGTGATCCTCGGCGGCAAGGCCATCTCCCTGCTGACTGATATTCCCTTCTGGCTTTCCTCGCTGATCCTTATGGGCATCCAGCTCGGCGTCGCCGTCATCGGCTACAACCTGATCCACTTCCTGCAGCGAATCCTCTCTTTCGTGCTTGTCATCGGCTTTATCTTCATTACTGTCGTGGCAGCGGCCAGCGGACGCATTGAGAGCGACTTCAACCCGGCTGCAAAGGGCTTTGACGGGGTCGGTGGCTGGATCATCTTCTTCGGATGGTTCTTCTCCTTCATCGTCGCCTGGATGCCCTTTGCCTCGGACTACTCCCGCTACCTCCCCAACACCCCGGGTAACCGGCGCGGCGCAGGGTGGGCCACCATGCTCGGGAACTTCATCACCCTTGTCTGGATGGGCATCCTTGGAACCCTCCTGGGAACCACCACGACGGCCTCGGACAGCATCGGTGCACTCAAGGAACTCATGGGTCCCTGGGCCGCCGTCGGTCTCGGCGTCGTCGCACTGTCCTCCTTTACCCAGAACTTCCTGAACGTCTACGGCGGTGCCATCTCCATTCAAACGATGGGCGTACCGGTAAAACGCCACACCGCAGTCGTGTTCATCTGCGTCGCCTCTTACCTGGTGGCCCAGTGGGGGCAGACCGGCTTCAACGAAGGCTTCACGGCATTCCTGAACCTCACGGCCTACTGCATCGCCCCCTACGTCGCCGTCCTGGTCTGCGACTACCTGTTTGGTGGGCGCCGCACAGAACGCGGCCTGCGTGAACTGTTCGACAAGTCCCGAAAGTTCGAATGGGGTTTCGTGGCCTGGGCTGCCGGAGTGGTCCTTTCCTCCCCCTTCTGGATGTCCTCCATCTACACCGGCCCCATCGCCGCAGCCTTCCCAGGGATCGGGGACCTCTCCTACTACGTCGGAGCAGCCGTCGCGGCCGCCGTCTACTTCGCCACCCAGCGGCGCCAGCGCCTCTCCGGCCACGAGATGCTGGACCGCACCCCCGCTGGACAGATCCTGTGA
- a CDS encoding tautomerase family protein gives MPLIEVSIARGRSPEQLRSLINELHQAAEKAVGAVPENTTVIIREIEHEHWSRGNQTIAERNAAATN, from the coding sequence ATGCCACTTATCGAAGTATCCATCGCCCGGGGCCGCAGCCCCGAACAGCTCCGCTCGCTCATCAACGAGCTTCACCAGGCCGCCGAAAAGGCAGTCGGCGCCGTACCGGAAAACACGACCGTCATCATCCGCGAAATCGAGCACGAGCATTGGTCCCGCGGCAATCAGACCATCGCCGAACGTAACGCCGCAGCCACGAACTAG
- a CDS encoding aldehyde dehydrogenase — protein MSAELRYDHFIGGTWSAPTGGEYFASTNPATLEVLYEAARGTEEDVRRAVAAAKEAFESPLWRDLTATKRGHLLRRLGDLIGEHADELAELETLDNGKLLREMRGQMASLPEYLYYYAGLADKVQGSQIPTNSITMLNYTQREPLGVVGAITPWNSPLTLTTSKLAPALAAGNTVVIKPSEYTSRTILRVAELASQAGFPDGVVNVVTGFGQEAGAALVSHRDLAKISFTGSTQTGARIAAETSSRFIGSTLELGGKSPNIVFEDADVSNAAMGVIAGIFAAAGQTCIAGSRVFAHRSVYDELVERVAERAASIIIGDPRLATTELGPLAFGAQLDKVSSYVDLGVSEGATVRTGGKRPEIELPGYFFAPTVLTDVDNSMRVVREEIFGPVAAIMPFESEDEVVGLANDTEYGLAAGIWTQNLARAHRMARRLEAGTVWVNTYRAMSPMSPRQGFKNSGVGIEHGLESMHEYTRLKSVWINTDEGPVSDPFIMRS, from the coding sequence ATGTCCGCTGAACTCCGCTACGACCACTTCATCGGGGGTACCTGGTCGGCTCCAACTGGTGGCGAATACTTTGCCAGCACCAACCCCGCAACCCTCGAAGTGCTCTATGAAGCTGCACGGGGAACCGAAGAGGACGTCCGCCGCGCCGTCGCAGCAGCCAAAGAAGCCTTTGAGTCCCCGCTGTGGCGCGACCTCACGGCCACTAAGCGCGGCCACCTGCTCCGCCGCCTCGGGGACTTGATTGGCGAACATGCCGACGAGCTCGCCGAACTGGAAACCCTTGACAACGGCAAGCTGCTGCGCGAGATGCGTGGCCAGATGGCCTCCCTGCCTGAGTACCTGTACTACTACGCCGGGTTGGCCGACAAAGTCCAGGGCAGCCAGATCCCCACGAACTCCATCACCATGCTGAACTACACCCAGCGTGAGCCTCTTGGCGTCGTGGGTGCCATCACGCCGTGGAACTCGCCCCTGACGCTGACCACCTCCAAGCTTGCCCCGGCCCTGGCCGCTGGCAACACCGTCGTCATCAAGCCCAGCGAGTACACCTCCCGGACCATCCTCCGCGTAGCAGAGCTGGCCTCCCAGGCAGGGTTCCCCGACGGGGTCGTGAACGTTGTGACCGGCTTTGGACAGGAAGCAGGAGCAGCCCTGGTCAGCCACCGCGACCTGGCTAAGATCTCCTTCACCGGCTCCACCCAGACAGGGGCCCGAATCGCCGCAGAGACGTCATCACGCTTCATCGGCTCGACCCTGGAGCTGGGCGGCAAGAGCCCCAACATTGTGTTCGAGGACGCGGACGTATCCAACGCGGCGATGGGTGTCATCGCCGGGATCTTCGCGGCGGCGGGTCAGACCTGCATTGCCGGCAGCCGGGTCTTCGCGCACCGCAGCGTCTACGACGAACTCGTCGAGCGCGTCGCCGAGCGAGCGGCCTCAATCATCATCGGTGACCCGCGGCTGGCCACCACCGAGCTCGGCCCCCTCGCTTTCGGTGCCCAGCTGGACAAGGTCAGCTCCTACGTCGATCTCGGTGTCAGCGAAGGTGCAACTGTCCGCACCGGCGGCAAACGCCCAGAGATCGAACTTCCCGGGTACTTCTTCGCACCCACGGTGCTGACCGATGTGGACAACAGCATGCGCGTCGTGCGGGAGGAAATCTTCGGACCAGTGGCGGCGATCATGCCCTTCGAGTCCGAGGACGAGGTCGTGGGTCTGGCCAACGACACCGAATACGGACTCGCCGCCGGTATCTGGACCCAAAACCTTGCACGTGCCCACAGAATGGCACGGCGGCTGGAAGCAGGCACGGTGTGGGTCAACACCTACCGGGCGATGTCCCCGATGTCACCGCGCCAGGGATTCAAGAACTCGGGCGTCGGCATCGAGCACGGACTCGAGTCCATGCACGAATACACCCGGCTCAAGAGCGTCTGGATCAACACCGACGAAGGCCCCGTCTCTGATCCCTTCATCATGCGCAGCTAA
- a CDS encoding flavin reductase, translated as MQQTLEPLITSAWLAAWDKGDLDALDGLVAPGYTRTSKATGATVDLAGLKSEIAAVREAFPDLRTTVDDVVEGDGTVAVFWTSTGTHTNEYLGVPATGLTVQTRGSNILVLENGRILKESVTWDGSELLAGLGIRPLRGIATPAAPDGEDFPELDPDLMKSFNRQFITGVTVVTTKEGETPKGLAANSYCSVSLEPPLVLVCVQKTSSTYSALFSSSHLGINILGTEQLDTVKTFASKTPNKFAELDWHDGPNGSPLLDGSAASLEAEIQERFQAKTHTVFICRVRHAETSNTTPMVYKAGRFFDGAELAEL; from the coding sequence ATGCAACAGACTTTGGAACCGCTCATCACGTCGGCTTGGTTGGCCGCTTGGGACAAGGGTGACCTTGATGCCCTGGACGGCCTCGTAGCCCCCGGTTACACGCGCACCAGCAAGGCGACGGGTGCAACCGTTGACCTTGCCGGCCTTAAGTCAGAGATCGCGGCGGTCCGGGAAGCTTTCCCCGATCTGCGCACCACGGTCGATGACGTCGTCGAAGGAGATGGCACCGTCGCCGTCTTCTGGACCTCCACCGGAACCCACACCAACGAATACCTCGGCGTCCCCGCAACCGGACTGACCGTCCAGACCCGCGGATCGAACATCCTCGTCCTTGAAAACGGACGAATCCTGAAGGAGTCCGTGACGTGGGACGGAAGCGAATTGCTTGCCGGTCTCGGGATCAGGCCCCTGCGCGGCATCGCGACACCGGCCGCCCCCGACGGCGAGGACTTCCCGGAATTGGACCCGGACCTGATGAAGTCCTTCAACCGCCAGTTCATCACCGGAGTAACGGTGGTGACCACAAAGGAAGGTGAGACCCCGAAGGGGCTCGCAGCGAATTCGTACTGCTCGGTTTCCCTCGAACCGCCCCTGGTGCTCGTCTGCGTCCAAAAGACCTCGAGCACTTACTCCGCCCTGTTCTCCTCCAGCCACCTCGGTATCAACATCCTGGGCACCGAACAACTGGACACGGTCAAGACGTTTGCGTCCAAGACGCCCAACAAGTTCGCCGAACTCGACTGGCATGACGGACCCAACGGCAGTCCCCTGCTGGATGGATCCGCAGCTTCCCTGGAAGCTGAAATCCAGGAACGGTTCCAGGCCAAGACACACACCGTTTTCATCTGCCGGGTCCGCCATGCGGAAACCAGCAACACCACACCTATGGTCTACAAGGCCGGACGGTTCTTCGACGGCGCTGAACTCGCCGAACTCTAA
- a CDS encoding GTP pyrophosphokinase family protein, with amino-acid sequence MPSNWESLDAPLRESVQHNVEIYERVRPALKLVTRDVLLVLRDMLKGSEVTPLFVTGRTKTVESFKEKISRTEEPLEPGGRRLLKFPDPFRTLNDMVGIRVITKLPAENAAVANIIKRQRQLFDCRGDREKDIGSIESGTYGYSSRHLILRTIQNEAVKEYQQVFNPDLQPNGSYFFECQIRTIFAHAWSEIEHDIRFKAEDPRAWTPHFDRQFTATAAMLETVETAFSDLHENYEEVRGYWDMDGEGAAPLTPNRIRDVWRTLLPHVDRKVDDDWGWAAELLAAHGLNQTMQLAGLLSANQITEVRRALDHRYSPGPDRLLDDLLLWQYGTKHIDLTAEEPDAVPHPRRDSLLRRLRQIERYRMTKK; translated from the coding sequence ATGCCGAGTAACTGGGAAAGTCTGGACGCACCGCTGCGTGAGTCGGTGCAGCACAACGTGGAGATCTATGAGCGCGTCCGGCCTGCCCTGAAGCTGGTTACCCGCGATGTCCTGCTGGTTTTGCGGGACATGCTGAAGGGCAGCGAGGTCACGCCGCTGTTCGTTACCGGCCGCACCAAGACCGTGGAGTCCTTCAAGGAGAAGATCTCGCGCACCGAGGAGCCGCTGGAACCGGGCGGGCGGAGGCTCCTGAAGTTTCCGGACCCCTTCCGGACACTCAATGACATGGTGGGCATCCGGGTGATCACCAAGCTGCCGGCGGAGAATGCCGCGGTGGCCAACATCATCAAGCGCCAGCGGCAGCTTTTCGACTGCCGCGGCGACCGGGAAAAGGACATCGGTTCCATCGAGTCAGGAACCTACGGGTACTCCAGCCGGCACCTGATACTGCGCACCATCCAGAATGAAGCCGTCAAGGAGTACCAGCAGGTCTTCAACCCGGATCTGCAGCCCAACGGCAGCTACTTCTTCGAGTGCCAGATCCGCACCATCTTCGCGCACGCGTGGAGCGAGATTGAGCACGATATCCGGTTCAAGGCCGAGGACCCCCGCGCCTGGACGCCGCACTTCGACCGGCAGTTCACCGCCACCGCCGCCATGCTGGAAACCGTTGAAACCGCCTTCTCTGACCTTCACGAAAATTACGAGGAGGTCCGCGGTTACTGGGACATGGACGGTGAGGGCGCGGCCCCGCTTACGCCGAACCGTATCCGGGATGTATGGCGGACCCTGCTCCCGCACGTGGACCGCAAGGTGGACGATGACTGGGGCTGGGCGGCCGAGCTCCTCGCCGCGCACGGGCTCAACCAGACCATGCAGCTGGCCGGGCTGCTCAGCGCCAACCAGATCACGGAGGTCCGCAGGGCCCTGGACCACCGCTACTCCCCCGGCCCGGACCGGCTCCTGGACGACCTCCTCCTCTGGCAGTACGGCACCAAGCACATCGACCTCACGGCGGAAGAGCCCGACGCCGTCCCGCACCCGCGGCGCGACAGCCTCCTGCGGCGGTTGCGGCAGATTGAGCGGTACAGGATGACGAAGAAGTAG
- a CDS encoding amino acid synthesis family protein, with protein MNDQTPGIRKIVYYSEEILDENGLAPAIPAVRATAAAVVTNPWLDGRPTDDLSEEVVQLAPVLARKLTDVLAENLGGVEAIQAFGKAAIVGTDGEIEHGAALIHTPFFGNLVREFFEGESIICFADDRGDAGASLVVPLWHKNAAATRTHYQTITTRVSDAPRPGEIVVVLGASTGPRPHSRIGDRRTDPIVKADTVGELVS; from the coding sequence ATGAACGACCAAACTCCTGGCATCCGGAAAATCGTGTATTACAGCGAGGAAATCCTGGACGAGAACGGCCTCGCGCCGGCCATCCCCGCAGTCCGCGCCACTGCAGCGGCAGTGGTCACCAATCCCTGGCTGGATGGCCGTCCGACGGATGACCTCAGTGAGGAAGTGGTCCAGCTCGCGCCCGTCCTGGCACGTAAACTCACCGACGTGCTCGCTGAAAACCTCGGTGGCGTCGAAGCCATCCAGGCTTTCGGCAAGGCGGCAATCGTCGGTACAGACGGTGAAATCGAACACGGCGCCGCCCTGATCCACACACCCTTCTTCGGCAACCTCGTTCGCGAATTCTTTGAAGGCGAGTCCATCATCTGCTTCGCCGACGACCGCGGTGACGCCGGGGCCTCGCTCGTCGTACCACTGTGGCACAAGAACGCTGCTGCAACACGGACCCACTACCAGACCATCACAACCCGTGTCAGTGACGCGCCGCGCCCGGGCGAGATCGTCGTCGTTCTCGGGGCCTCCACCGGCCCGCGCCCGCACTCGCGCATCGGCGATCGCCGTACCGACCCCATCGTCAAAGCAGACACAGTAGGAGAACTTGTTTCATGA
- a CDS encoding amino acid synthesis family protein: MSIRKIVTVTEDVLTEGGREVSPAARVAVVAAIVKNPWAGQGFVEDLSEGIDANASDLGALLAPRVLEALGAPAEAYGKAAIVGLNGEIEHGSGLIHTLAFGNHFRDAANATTLLPAVEKRGPAGVLFDIPLKHITDATIRSHHQSIEVRINDAPHADEIVIALAAAAQGRPQQRLAAFSTEKN, translated from the coding sequence ATGAGCATTCGTAAGATCGTCACCGTCACCGAAGACGTCCTCACTGAAGGAGGACGGGAAGTCAGCCCGGCGGCACGTGTCGCGGTTGTCGCGGCCATCGTCAAGAACCCGTGGGCCGGCCAGGGATTCGTTGAAGACCTCTCTGAAGGTATCGACGCCAACGCTTCGGACCTTGGAGCGCTTCTCGCCCCGCGGGTGCTCGAGGCCCTGGGCGCTCCAGCCGAGGCGTATGGCAAGGCCGCCATTGTGGGGCTCAACGGCGAGATCGAGCACGGCTCCGGGCTGATCCACACCTTGGCCTTCGGAAATCATTTCCGGGACGCCGCCAACGCCACGACACTCCTGCCCGCAGTGGAAAAGCGCGGTCCCGCCGGTGTCCTGTTCGACATCCCGCTCAAGCACATCACCGATGCGACCATCCGCTCCCACCACCAGAGCATCGAGGTCAGGATCAACGACGCACCGCACGCCGATGAAATCGTGATCGCCCTCGCCGCCGCTGCCCAGGGCCGGCCCCAGCAACGCCTGGCAGCCTTCTCCACCGAAAAGAACTGA
- a CDS encoding alpha/beta fold hydrolase: MSRERVALIHGVGLDGSMWEPLREYLEPEYDVQVLELLGHGQRPPARDGITLAELAADVAGRLEPNTHLVGFSLGALVAQHVARFRPDLVASLVSVASVCDRTSQEHAAVMVRLASAASDFPATVEASIERWYPEESAVPAALIDATREVLQRNDPKSFLACYRVFATADAEIAPELPDISVPSHAVTGELDPGSTPEMSARLAAAIPGCTYSIIPAARHMMPVERPQELAHTLTAFIKEHSNVR, translated from the coding sequence GTGAGCCGTGAGCGTGTAGCACTGATCCACGGGGTGGGACTGGATGGATCGATGTGGGAGCCCCTCCGCGAATACCTCGAACCGGAATACGACGTCCAGGTCCTGGAACTGCTCGGACACGGACAGCGTCCACCGGCCCGGGACGGAATCACGCTTGCCGAGCTCGCGGCGGACGTCGCCGGACGGCTCGAACCGAACACCCATCTGGTGGGTTTCTCGCTCGGCGCCCTCGTGGCCCAGCACGTGGCCAGATTCCGACCTGACCTGGTGGCGAGCCTGGTTTCGGTGGCATCCGTGTGCGACCGCACTTCCCAGGAGCATGCCGCGGTTATGGTCCGGCTCGCCTCCGCTGCATCGGATTTCCCTGCGACGGTCGAGGCATCGATCGAGCGCTGGTATCCGGAAGAATCCGCTGTCCCCGCGGCACTGATCGATGCCACGCGCGAGGTGCTGCAGAGGAACGATCCGAAGTCCTTCCTGGCCTGCTACCGCGTCTTTGCCACCGCCGACGCCGAAATCGCGCCAGAACTCCCTGACATCAGCGTCCCTTCCCATGCAGTGACGGGGGAGCTGGACCCGGGCTCCACGCCGGAGATGAGTGCCCGGCTTGCCGCGGCCATTCCCGGCTGTACCTACTCCATCATTCCCGCCGCACGTCACATGATGCCGGTCGAGCGTCCACAGGAACTCGCCCACACGCTGACCGCCTTTATCAAGGAGCATTCAAATGTCCGCTGA
- a CDS encoding M1 family metallopeptidase, translating to MTNQTRTRRLGAAAVALMAAGAAGINAAQASPQDGTARYGHGAAGSGDPYFPYAGNGGYDVLHYDLDLRYAPPSDPAVLAGKLAGEATITLRATQDLNSLNFDLRGLNVTAVDVDGKDVNRGSGPSEWTQVQDDANRIWELTVGLRTKLKAGQEATITVDYGGATGRPEDTTGALYGWVTTADGAMVVNEPDGAPTWFPVNDDPEDKATYSFHITVPEGKTAVANGLSEGEPKTNAGWTTWTWEAADPMASYLATASVGDYTLTYAKGPHGLPIINAVDDGVAGADLAKTTAALALQPRMITFLSDLFGRYPFEAFGAIVDDDSVDYALETQTRPVYSGAADEATVVHELGHQWFGNDVSPADLKDIWLNEGWATYIEWLWAEHTGQATVAQQFTDTVAELDSKNLWGMNIADPGRDNLFAAEVYNRGAAALHALRAKVGTRRSLPEPGIGWNATATPRQQPQTLNR from the coding sequence ATGACCAACCAGACGAGAACCCGCCGCCTCGGCGCGGCAGCAGTGGCACTTATGGCGGCCGGTGCGGCCGGGATCAACGCGGCGCAGGCATCACCCCAGGATGGCACGGCGCGGTACGGGCACGGTGCGGCGGGAAGCGGCGACCCCTACTTTCCTTACGCGGGCAACGGCGGTTATGACGTCCTGCACTATGACCTGGACCTCCGCTACGCACCGCCGTCGGACCCTGCCGTGCTGGCCGGGAAGCTGGCAGGGGAGGCGACCATCACCCTCCGCGCCACCCAGGACCTGAACAGCCTCAACTTCGACCTGCGGGGGCTCAACGTGACAGCCGTTGACGTGGACGGCAAGGATGTCAACCGCGGTTCCGGCCCTTCCGAATGGACACAGGTGCAGGATGATGCCAACCGCATCTGGGAGCTCACCGTGGGGCTCCGGACAAAACTGAAGGCAGGCCAGGAAGCCACCATCACTGTCGACTACGGCGGAGCAACGGGACGGCCGGAAGACACCACGGGGGCTCTCTACGGTTGGGTGACCACAGCTGACGGGGCCATGGTGGTCAACGAGCCCGACGGTGCGCCCACCTGGTTTCCTGTAAACGATGACCCCGAAGACAAAGCCACCTACTCCTTCCACATCACGGTCCCGGAAGGGAAAACCGCGGTGGCCAATGGCCTGTCCGAGGGCGAGCCCAAGACCAACGCCGGCTGGACAACGTGGACCTGGGAAGCAGCGGACCCAATGGCCAGCTACCTTGCAACGGCGAGCGTCGGTGACTACACGCTCACCTACGCCAAAGGGCCGCATGGCCTGCCGATCATCAATGCCGTTGATGACGGTGTGGCCGGAGCGGACCTGGCAAAAACCACCGCAGCCCTCGCACTGCAGCCCCGGATGATCACGTTCCTGTCAGACCTGTTCGGACGGTACCCCTTTGAGGCTTTCGGCGCGATTGTGGACGATGATTCCGTGGATTACGCCCTGGAGACCCAAACCCGGCCGGTCTATTCAGGGGCCGCGGACGAGGCCACGGTCGTCCACGAACTGGGACATCAGTGGTTCGGCAACGACGTCAGCCCGGCGGATTTGAAGGATATCTGGCTCAACGAGGGCTGGGCAACCTACATTGAGTGGCTGTGGGCTGAGCACACGGGCCAGGCGACCGTGGCACAGCAATTCACGGACACCGTGGCGGAACTGGACAGCAAGAACCTCTGGGGGATGAACATTGCCGACCCCGGCCGGGACAACCTCTTTGCGGCGGAGGTTTACAACCGTGGTGCCGCCGCCCTCCATGCCCTGCGGGCCAAGGTGGGGACAAGGCGTTCTTTGCCGGAGCCAGGGATTGGCTGGAACGCTACAGCAACTCCTCGGCAACAACCGCAGACTTTGAACAGGTGA
- a CDS encoding LLM class flavin-dependent oxidoreductase — protein sequence MRFSLFVHMERWDESVSHQECFENLTELTLMAEAGGFSTVWIGEHHSMEYTISPSPMPQLAYLAARTSKIRLGAGTIIAPFWNPLRVAGECALLDVISNGRMEVGLARGAYQFEFDRLMGGMSAVDGGKHLRELVPAVRRLWEGDYAHDGEVWQFPISTSVPKPVQKPTPPMWIAARDISSHEFAVENGCNVMVTPLMKGDEEVEDLARKFDSAVEKNPSIPRPELMVLRHTHVHSADEPEGWRRPAEGINKFYRTFDAWFGNKTTPKNGFLEPSPEEKFAERPEFTPESLHKTAMIGTPDEIIERIRHYEALGVTEFSVWSDNSLTHEEKKRSLELFIEHVVPAFQNQSVTTTS from the coding sequence ATGCGCTTTTCCCTCTTTGTCCACATGGAACGCTGGGACGAATCTGTCTCGCACCAGGAATGCTTCGAGAACCTGACCGAGCTCACGCTCATGGCCGAGGCCGGCGGCTTCAGCACCGTCTGGATCGGCGAGCACCACTCGATGGAATACACCATCTCGCCGAGTCCCATGCCGCAGCTCGCCTACCTCGCGGCGCGGACATCAAAGATCCGGCTTGGCGCCGGAACCATCATCGCGCCGTTCTGGAACCCGCTCCGGGTCGCTGGGGAGTGCGCCCTCCTGGACGTGATCAGCAACGGACGCATGGAAGTAGGCCTGGCCCGCGGGGCCTACCAGTTTGAGTTCGACCGCCTCATGGGCGGCATGTCAGCCGTTGACGGCGGCAAGCACCTCCGCGAGCTCGTTCCGGCCGTGCGCAGGCTGTGGGAAGGCGACTACGCCCACGACGGCGAAGTCTGGCAGTTCCCCATATCAACCAGTGTCCCCAAGCCCGTCCAAAAGCCCACGCCGCCCATGTGGATCGCTGCGCGCGACATCTCCTCGCACGAGTTCGCCGTAGAGAATGGCTGCAACGTGATGGTGACGCCACTGATGAAGGGCGACGAGGAAGTCGAGGACCTGGCACGCAAATTCGACTCCGCCGTCGAGAAAAACCCCAGCATTCCCCGCCCCGAGCTCATGGTCCTGCGCCACACCCACGTCCACTCGGCAGACGAGCCCGAGGGCTGGCGCCGCCCTGCAGAAGGCATCAACAAGTTCTACCGGACCTTCGACGCTTGGTTCGGCAACAAGACAACCCCCAAGAACGGCTTCCTCGAGCCCAGCCCGGAAGAGAAGTTCGCCGAACGTCCAGAGTTCACGCCGGAGTCCCTGCACAAGACGGCCATGATCGGAACCCCCGACGAGATCATCGAACGGATACGTCACTACGAAGCCCTCGGCGTCACCGAATTCAGTGTCTGGTCCGACAACAGCCTCACCCACGAGGAGAAGAAGCGCTCACTTGAACTCTTCATCGAGCACGTCGTGCCGGCGTTCCAGAACCAAAGCGTGACCACAACGAGCTGA